TTAATTACCTAACTATAAGTTAAACGGCGGCACACAGTGCCGTCCAGTGAGCAAAGCGAACGTGTTTAAACGCCTTGTTAGGTAGGAGAATAAAGGAAATATCTTTTATTCATCACCACTGTACTGGCTAATTGGTACACATACTTCAATGCTGCCACTGAACCGACTTCAAACCACCACTCGGAATTACCCGCTGACAGATTTGAAACAGCCAATTTGCTTTATGTTTCACTGAAATTATTCAGGAAACGGGCAGTGGTCGTTTCAAACCAAAACGCCCGGATGATGAGCCGCTTCAGGCGTACACACCGACGGCCTTGAAGGTTGCCGAAGACATAACCAGTGCGGAGTCGAATTACACATCGGCAGTGAGATCATGAGTTATGCAAGGCAACCACTTCACCGGTAGTGAGCCGCAAATAACACGGAACCCTCATACCAGCCGCTTTAAGATTCAAATTTACCGCAAAAAAATTAAGAAAATTAATTACCTAACTTCGAATTATGGGGCCACGAAGTGGTCCCACATTAATTTTTTGTTATATTGGTGTGATGTACAGTTCAGAATTAATAATCTTGCATTTCTTGAAATTAACTCTGAATGGAATATTTTCTGCAACATATGTAACAACGTTAACAGGGCAGCGAACACCAAAAATTATGGATTTAATCCAAGTAGAATCAGCTTTGGTGACACTAATTTTGTTATCTTTAAAAGTAACTAGCTGTTTCATTTCGTGACTAAGTTTAACTCTATACTCATTTTCATAAGACCAATAATCCAGTTTTGTTCGTAGAGCTGCCCAGAGGTCATCCCCCATTTTTTCTTGACTAATAAGGCCCATATTTGACCGAGTAATGTCTAATAAATCGATGCTCGCAATTTGTTCAGAATAAATGACTTTATCGGCATTCATTTTATCCGCATCCCACTCGATACAAAAACCATGATGGCTATTCGCGTAATGCGACCACATCAGATTGTTAAGTGGATTTGTGGTTAAACAGTAAAAATAGTAAGAATCAATTAAGGTATTTGTTTGTTGTTTTAATTTTTGAAAAAAATCAGTGTTTCCAGGAGTAAAGGAATCAAATACTTCTCTTTGTGATTTTGAAAGTGAGCCGCGAAATTTTCTTAATCTTTCTCTGCGTGGAATGATAAAGTTAACTTTTGAATCGAATAGATCGTTAAAATTTTGTCTAGCAGAAAACACAACGGTGGCTTCAAATAAATTTTGAATTGATTTATTTTTAGCTGGAGGAACTGAAGGATCGATACTTTGATATTTATATAAATTCATATTTAAAGAAATTCAGTTACCAATATAACTTCAAGTTAACGGGCTGGGCGTAGCGAAGCGGAGACCAGTCCAGTGAGCAACGCGAACGGCGTTGAACGCCTTGTTATGCAGTATTGAAAAAACGAACTCGAGTTCGCCTCGGAAGTAACGACTGGTTTCTCGGGCTAGCGTTCAACACTGTAAACAGAAAAAATGGTTGTAAGGAATTACCCACGACGGCGTTGATGTGCAGAAGCGCATAATCGCCGTATCGAATTTGCTGAAGCTCACGACTGATATTGTTTGGCGTATTATGAGCGGGCACTACTCTCGGTAGTGAGCC
This genomic interval from Tolumonas lignilytica contains the following:
- a CDS encoding DUF2971 domain-containing protein; translated protein: MNLYKYQSIDPSVPPAKNKSIQNLFEATVVFSARQNFNDLFDSKVNFIIPRRERLRKFRGSLSKSQREVFDSFTPGNTDFFQKLKQQTNTLIDSYYFYCLTTNPLNNLMWSHYANSHHGFCIEWDADKMNADKVIYSEQIASIDLLDITRSNMGLISQEKMGDDLWAALRTKLDYWSYENEYRVKLSHEMKQLVTFKDNKISVTKADSTWIKSIIFGVRCPVNVVTYVAENIPFRVNFKKCKIINSELYITPI